TTCATATAAAAAATCATCTTTTTTAATTTTTACAATTTCTAAACCTTCGTCGTCAATATTTCTTTGCGAAGCTAAGTCCAATGAATATTTTAAGCCGGTGAGAATATAGGCTCTACCATTATTATAGCGTGATGATTTGTACTTTAAACTTATAGGAAATTCAATAAAAGTGGATTCAATTTTTTTATTTTCATCAGTTAGTACAGTGTTGTCATTTAGAGTGTAGAATATTCTTCTTTCAGCTAATGAAAGGGTAGGGATAAACCTTAAGTCTAGGTTATTTCCTAATCGCATATTGGATACTACTCCTAGATTAAAACCTTTTTGATTTTGGGATTGGAGTACAAAAAGTTCGTCTTCTACATTTGAAACTGGTGTTATTTTAAAATCAAGAGTATTTATACCTATCAAAAAACCAAAATGTAATGGTTTATTATCATAGTTAGGTAGGTTTAGAGGGACATTGTAGCGTTGAGCAAATAGGCTTTGGCTCAAAAGTATCAAGACAGTTAATTTGTAAATTTTTTTCATACTGCAATATCGTAAAAAAAATAGAATTATTTCGTTGCAGTATATAAAGCTGCGACGCCAAATGTTAATGGCTTAAATTCAGCCTTTTTAAAGCCAGCTTTTTCAAGTTTTTTGATAAAATCACCTCTACTTGGAAAGGCTGCTACAGATTCGGGGAGATAAGTATATGCTGAATTGTCTTTTGAAAATAACTTTCCTAAAAGTGGAAGTATCCCTTTAAAATAAAGTCCATATAATTGTTTGAATGGAAATGTGTTTGGTTCAGCGGGTTCCAAAATGGCTAATTTACCACCTGTTTTCATAACTCTACACATTTCACTAAGTCCTTTGTCCAGGTTTTCAAAGTTTCGAACACCAAAACCTGCAGTTACCGCATCAAATGAATTATCATCAAATTGAAGATTTTCTGAATCGCCATATATCATGTCGATAATATTGTCAATACCTTTTTTCTTCATTTTTGAACGTCCTACCTCTAGCATATTATTAGAGATATCTATACCAACAATTTTGTTTGGTTTTAGGGAGTTTGCTTCAACAGCTAAATCACCTGTGCCTGTTGCAATATCTAATATTGTTTTTGGATTTACTTTAGCGATTTCTTTCACTGCTCTCTTTCGCCATAATATATCAATGCCTAAAGATAAAAAGTGGTTGAGAAAGTCATATCTACCAGCAATAGCGTCAAACATTTTTGCTACTTGTTCTTTTTTGGAAGATTTATCTTTATTATAAGGAGTGATTTTTGTTCCCAAAACTTAAATAGTGTGTTAGGGTACAAAGATAGCCAAATAGTTATTCTACTATTCAATATCTTTTTTATTAATGCTATTAACGAATAGTATATTTCCTAAATTGTCATATCCTTCGAAAATGTCAAGTTTTTGTTTCTTCACTAATTCACCTCTAAATCCTATTATTGTTAAATCTGATTTTGATGAGCGTTGGTTTATAATCTCTTTAATACTGATGTCTTCATCGTGTAGTAACATTTTCATATTCCTAGGTGAAATAGGAAGACGACCAGATTCAATGTAGTCAAACATTTGATTTTTATATTCTTCAAATTTATCTTTAGGATAAATAGAAAACACCTTGATTTGTGCGTTTTTCCAATCTGGGTGCCCTAAGATAATATATCCTAATAAGATCATCATATTTGAGTTTTCATAATCTCTTGACGATATCCAAATGTGGATTTCTTCTTTTTTATCAACCTTATTGTCATTGGAGCGCATTATGGCAACGTCATAGCCTGTGGTATGTAGTAGGTTAAAATTGCTAATTACATCTTCAAATGATTCTTTGTTTGACTCGCAATATTCTAGAAGAATAAGATTATTTTCAGTTCCTGTAATACTAGAAAGTTGTACGACTTGTGCTAGGGCAGATGTATAAGAAGGTGAAATTAAAGTATCTACATATACATTCGTTTTTTTATTTTCAATAAGTTTATGTTTAATTTCTTTTGACTCTTCAAACGTTTGTTTACTTAGATATCCTTTAATAAAATGTATGTATGTTCCGAAACCATATTTGTGTGCTATCCATCTTGTAATATCAAAAGCACCATTTCGCTTTAAGGAGGCATCACTAATACTTACAACGAATGGTCGCCAATGTACATTTGAAATTGAGCTTTCATTTTTACGTTGTAAAAATATTTGAATTTGTCTTCCAAGTTGTTCTAAAACATCTTTGAAAAGATTAACAAACTCTCTTTTGTCAGATGATTTTTTACTAATGAAATAATAGAAAGAAATCATGATGATAATAGAAAGAAAAGCAAATAAGGTATCCATTTTGAACATTAACCAAATAGATAATGTTGCTCCAAGCAGAGATATATACCATCTTGATTTAAATACTGGTCGGTATGACGGATCTCCAGAAAAATGTTCTAAAAAAGAGATTAAGCAAATTGCTCCATAGGTTACCATAAAAAACATGGAAATAATTCGAGCGACAAAATTAATATCACCAATGTAAATAAAGAAAAATGCAATAACACAGGTTACTAATGTACCATTGAGCGGTTCGTTATTTTTTTTCTTTCCCTTGGCTAACCAATAGTCAAGTTTTAAAGATGGGAATATCTTATCTTTTCCAAGAGCTTGTAATGTACGTGGAGCCACAATGATCGAGCCTAAAGCAGAAGAAATAGCTGCGCAAGCCAATCCAATAGGAATAATTGGTCTCCAAAGTGCAATATCACTCATTACAAGTTGATTGTTAGCAAGGTTCTCTAAATCGGTAGAAACTGTTAGTTTGAATGCTACTAAAACATATATTATAGCCCCTAAGATAGTAGCAATTATGGTCCCTCTTGGGATAGAAACTCTAGGTTCTTTTAAGTCGCCAGATAAGCCTAAACCAGCAGAAATCCCTGTAAAGGCAGGGAAAATAATGGTAAATACATAAAAGAAATTATCGGCATTTTCTACCTTCGAAAAGAAGTCTACATTATCCCAACTTATTTGACTTTCTCCAAAGAAGAATAAAATCAAAGAAACAAATATGATTGATGCTACAACGTATAGGGCTTTAACTCCTAAATCGGCACCTTTTGATAGTATAAGAATTGATAATAAGCTCATTGACACTAAGCCGATGGCTTTTCTATCTTCTAGATAATGAGAAAAACTCCCAAGGTTATAGGTTTCGTTAATGTATTGTCCAAAAGGAATAAATGACTCAGCAAAGGCAATGATATAAAAGGAAACACTAATGGCTTGTGATAAAAATAATGCAATACCAATGGCAGCACCAATATTTAATCCAAATGATCTAGAAATTACGTAATAGTCACCGCCACCCTCCACCTTTCTATTGGTTGCAATTTCAGCAACCGCCAAAGCAGTAGGAATTGTAACCGCATGACCTAGTATAATAATTGCTATTGCTCCAAAGAAGCCTACATTACCAACGGCATATCCGAAACGTAAAAATAGAATGGCACCTAAAATAGTGCTGATAGAAGCCATAAATACAGGGGTCGTTCCAAATTGACCAAGACTTTCTTTTAATCTTCTAGGCATAAATAAATAGAAAATATTTTTTCAAATGTATAAAAATTAAAAATCAAATCTTTTATACAAAATAGTATTAAATTCGCCTCCATAATGACAAAGGATAGACTGCACGAAATTATTTTTGAAGCGGATACTAAGAAAGGTAAGCTTTTTGATGTTATGTTACTTATAGCTATCCTAATTTCTGTTTTAGGCGTTATTTTAAGTAGCGTAGAAGCTATAGAAAAAGAATATGGCAATCTTTTAAGATTAACAGAGTGGTTTTTCACCATATTATTTACAATAGAATACATACTCCGAATTTATTCAATTAAAAAACCGTTTAAATATATCTTTTCATTTATGGGTATTATTGATTTTTTGTCAATTATACCTACTTATTTGGTGTTTTTATACCCACCCATTCACGTTTTAGTAGATATCCGTGCTATTAGACTAATTCGGATTTTTAGAGTATTTAAATTGTCGAGATATTTGAGAGGTGCTATAATTATGCAAATTGCACTTAAATCTTCAAGACCTAAGATAATTGTCTTTTTACTTTCGGTTTCTTTAATAGTTATCATTCTAGGAACTCTGATGTATATTGTTGAAGGACAAAAAAATGGTTTTGAGAATATTCCCAAATCAATTTATTGGTCTGTTGTAACTTTAACGACTGTGGGTTATGGTGATGTGGTTCCAGTAACTTCTTTGGGTAAGTTCTTAGCCTCAATAATTATGATATTAGGTTATGGAATTATTGCTGTACCAACGGGGATTGTTACAGCTGCTATGACCAAGTCATCGAAGGTTTCGACTCAGTCTTGTAGAGAATGTTCAAAAGAAGGTCACGAAGCAGATGCTGTATGCTGTAAATTCTGTGGTGCTATATTAAACGACTAGCTTCTTTTAGAAGCATGTCTTTATCCAATGGATTGACTCCAACACTTTCACACGATAATCCACCAGCAAGGTTAGCCAGTTGAGCTATCGCATTGAAATTAATATTCTTAGCCAAAGCTAAAGCGGCAGTAGCAATAACAGCATCACCAGCACCTGATACGTCAACTATATTTCTTTTAAAAGCGGGGTAGTGGGTACTCTCATTTTCAGTTTGAATATATACCCCTTTTTCTGATAGGGTAAGAAGGAATGCTTTAGCGTCGAGCTGTTTTCTTTGATATGAAACAATATGTGCTAAGGAGTCTAAACTTAAGGAATCATTGTCACTAGAGTTACTCTCTGTTAACTCCTTAGAATTTGGTTTAAATAAATCAACTCCTTTGTATTCCCAATAATTATCTTTCTTAGGATCTACTAGAACAGGTATGTTTAATTTTTTGGCTGATGATATTAATTCACTAATAATGTTTTTAGAAAGAACTCCTTTGTTGTAATCTTGAAAAATAACGATTTGAACATCTTTCATTAAATGTTTTGTATGTTGAATGAAATCAGATTCATTAGAGATTGAAAAGGTGTCTTCTTCGTCAACTCTTAGTTGGTGTTTGTTTTCACTTATTATTCTTGTCTTAAGGGTAGTTTTTCTATCTTCTTGTAAAATACCTTCGGTTGACAGTTTCTCGGCTTTCATTAAATCGAAAAAGCCTTTGTCATCATTTCCTATTACTGAGCATAAAATGGGTGTCCCACCTAAAGCTTTAATATTGGATGCTACATTAGCAGCACCACCAAGTCTTTTTTCATGTTTTTCAACATCAACAATAGGTATTGGAGCTTCTGGAGATTGTCTATTTATACTCCCCCACATGTAAGAATCAATCATGGCATCACCAATAATAAGGACTTTGATTTTTGCAAAATCGTTAAATATGTTATGCCAATTTATTTTCACTAATTTATTTCAGTTTTGATAATGATTTTCTGATCCTCTCCACTGCTTCGATAAGATTTTCTTCAGAGGCAGCATACGATATTCTAACACAATTTGGAGAGCCAAAAGCTTCTCCAGCAACTAAGGCTACGTGAGCATCGTTTAGAAGATACATGCAGAAATCGCCAGAGTTCGCTATTACTTTTTCGCCATCAACCTTGCCAAAATAGTGTGATACATCGGGAAAAATATAAAACGCACCATCAGGAGTATTTGTTTTAATTCCAGGTATTTCAGATAACATTTTCAACATTAAATCTCTTCTTTTGTGAAATGCTATCCTCATGTGTTCAACTTCAGATGGAGAAGCTAACATTGCTGTTTCTGTGGCTTTTTGAGCAATAGCACAAGTAGCAGAGGTGACTTGACCCTGTATTTTGTTACAGGCACTAGCAATCCATTGTGGTGCTGCTATGTAACCCACTCTCCAACCAGTCATTGCAAAACCTTTAGAAACACCATTTACGGTAATAACCCTATCTTTTATTGAATCTATTCTGGCCATACTGTAATGTTCAACTCCAAAATTGATGAGTTCGTATATTTCATCACTAATCACATATATTTGAGGGTGCTTTTCTAAAACTTTTGCTAATTCTTCTAGTTCTTTTTGGCTGTATACCGTTCCACTTGGATTACATGGAGAACTAAAAATTATCATTTTTGTATTTGGTGTAATAGCTTTTTCTAAGTCTTGTGGACTCATTTTGAAGTCATTTTCAATACTACTTTTAATCACTACTGGTGTTGCCTCACCTAATTTAACTAGTTCAAAATAGCTTACCCAATATGGAGCAGGTAATATGACTTCATCTCCAGAGTTTAGCAAACTCAAGCATACATTGGCTATGGATTGTTTTGCACCTGTAGATACAACAATTTGTTCAACATTAAACTCCAATTGATTGTCTCGTTTTAACTTTTTGCAAATGGCTTCTCTTAGCTCAGCTAAACCAGGGACAGGAGTGTAGTGCGAGTAATTATTATCGATGGCTTGTTTGGCTGATTCCTTAATAAATTCTGGGGTGTCAAAGTCGGGTTCTCCAAGACTTAGAGCAATAACATTATGTCCTTGTGCTTTTAACTCACGACTCATCCTAGCCATGGCAAGTGTTGCAGATTCTGATAATTGCTTTAAACGATTTGATACTTGTTGCATTATAGTGATATAAAAAAAAGATTAAATACAAAAATACTAATTTACAGATGTAAATCATCTTTTCTTAAAATGATTTCTTTTTGTTATTTTATAATTAACTTTGTAATAGATATTTATTAAACACTTAATCATGCGAGTCCATCTTTTATTTATAGTATTTTTATTTTATACACTACAAACGTTTTCTCAAAATTGTCCACAACCAACGGGCTTATACACGGATAATTACAACTTTAATTCTTCTTCGGCCTCTGTTGTAGGTCATTGGGATTCCTTGTTAGGTACTGGAGTTCAGCACTTTCTTGTCAATTATAAACAAATTGATTCTTTAGAATGGAACAATTTAGCCAACTTAGATAGTACTTCAACAAGTAAAATTATTGGTTTATTAGAATATAACACAACTTATGTATGGAGAGTTGCTGCTTATTGTTCAGAAAACTATCAAGACCCAAGTGAATGGTCTGTTGTAGATACTTTTACGACTTTGGAATACGTAGAATGTCCAATGTCGTCCAATATTTACTCTGATAATGTTATTGTTACTGAAGTTACTGGTTTTGCCGATGGCCACTGGGATTCTATGCTGGGTATGGGAGTCGATCATTTTATGGTTGGTTACAAATCAATAGATGATACATCTTGGAATTATATTTCTAATTTGGATAGTACTGCCAATTCAAGAACAATTGGTGGCGACCTTGAGCATGAAAATTATTACGAGTGGAAAATTAAAGCTTTTTGCTCACAAAATCAGAGTTATTATTCAGATTGGTCTGTAAGCGATACGTTTTACATTGGTATCTTTGTTCCTCAAGAATTTGAACCCGAAATTAGTATTGATTTATCGTCCTTGCTTTGTGAGGATTTAACAGATATTAATTTTGAGATTGAACAAGGGCTAAACCAACCAGATATTCAGTCAACTACAGTTAATTCAAATCAAGGTAGTTTAGATTTAGAAAACCTAGAAATTGGTCAAAATGTTGGTTTTGCAACTGCTGTTACTGGTATCAATGATTTTATCAATAATGAATACTCTTTAGTGGTAGGTGATATATTGATAGATGAAAACACCGTAGAAATTGACTTGGTTGAGGATGACAATGTTCAATTTTCATTCACGATAATTAATCTTGATGATGGTGGTATAGAATTATTTATTGTTTCTCCAGCTGACAATAATTCTTATACCGTAGGAAACAGTTTAAACATTACTTTAACAGGGGTTTTTATTAACCCTAGTCCATCTTTATTACAGTTTGATGTTTCTATATTTTCTGAATTAAATAACAATACTTTTGATCAATTTGATTTTGATATCGATTGTGAAATTATTTCTATCCATTCTTACGAAAAGACACATGCACTATATCCTAATCCTGCAACCTCTTATGTGGATTTAGCGTTTGAGGGATTAAAGACTATTAAAATAAGTGATATAAATGGTCAATTGATATCTTCTTTAGAAACATCATCTCAACAGTTAGATATTAAATACCTTTCTTCAGGAATATATTTTGTTGAAATTCAAAATGGAGTAAAAAGAAGTGTTGAAAAATTAATTGTTAGATAGTTGTTTTAGCTTTAGAGAAGCAAGAACTCCACATATTCCAACAATTATACTTAGTAATAAAAAGCTCTGGCTTAAAGTGTATACGTCAGCTATCCACCCCATTAATGGTGCAATAACAGCAAATGTTGCTCGAATGCAAAAGCTTCTTATAGATAATACTGTTGCTCGCATGTTTGAGGGGGTAATATCATTGATGTAGGTGCGCATAACAGGAGTTGCAACCCCCCTAAATAAATAAACAATACCTATCATTACTAAGCCCATAATAGCTGTTGATTTAGAAAGTAAAAATATGGGGATGCTAATACCCAAACTAATGAGTATTAAGAAACTATTCTTGGAAAAGAATTTTTGTAATCTATAAGCATTAATAGATGAAAAGCCAGTAATAAGGTTTAAAAACGCCCAAGCAAAGCCAAAGTATTTTAAAGGCATATTAATACTTTTGAAATAAGGCTGTGCAAACCATGCTAATGATAATGTAGCAAATCCAACTGCTGAAGAAAGTATAATCAACCATTTCAAGACCTTATTTTCAACAAGTGAAAATTTAACAACTTGCCAAATAGCTTTAAATTTTTTGGGTAATCTATTTTCCTTATGCACTTTAGGCTCAACTAGCATAAAAGTAAATGGAATAATAAGAGCCGCTACGACGACTTGCACATGCCAAGGCAAACGCAAAGATATTTCGGCTAATAGGCCACCGCAAATTCCTGCTATTGCCTCAGAAAAGTTGCCTATTCCATAGGCTACTCCTTCTACTTTGGTGTATTCTTCTTCCTTTTTACTTTCGGCAAGAGAGTCGTACATAAGAGCAGAGTCAGCACCTGAAATAAAACTTGAACCTATACCCAAAATGATTTCACCAATAAAAAAATACCAGAAGTTGAAAGAAAGACTAATCACTAAAAAACCTAAAAAACAGAATATAGTTCCAAGTATCATGGTATGTTTTCTTCCAAAAACATCGGCTAAATATCCAGATGGTATTTCCATTGCGGCGACCATAAAAGAATAGATTCCTTGAAGTATCATGACTTGCTGTAAGCTTAATCCGTTTTCTTGAAAGAAAAGAACCACTATAGGCATTGCCACCATAAACCATTTCAGTCCTTTAATGACATATAGTTTCCAGATGTTAGAATATACACTCATCTTAGGACCTAGGGTGATGTGATATGATAGACTCTCTTAAAAATGCTCTATTGATATGGGTGTATAGTTGAGTAGTTGTGATGGATTCGTGTCCTAGCATTTCTTGTACTGCTCTAAGATTAGCGCCTCTTTCTATTAATTCAGTAGCAAAACTATGTCTAAATGTATGAGGGCTAATATTTTTTTTAATCTGCGCTTTAACAGCTAATTCTTTCACAATATTGAAAATAGATACTCGACTTAAATGTTTACCTCTTTTACTAAGAAAAATAAAGTCTTCATGACCTATTTCTATAGATTGATGACAGCGGATTTCATTAATATAAATAGTCAAAACGTTAGCTGTAACCTTGCCCATTGGTATTAAACGCTCTTTATCTCCTTTACCAGTGACTTTTATAAACCCATCATTTTTGTACCAATTAGAAAGCTTTAAGTTGATTAATTCAGAGACTCTTAATCCGCAACCATAAAGAGTTTCTATAATTGCTTTATTGCGCTGCCCTTGTGGATGACTCAAGTCAATTGCATTAACAATCGTATCAATTTCTTCTGTGCTCAAAGTATCGGGAAGTTTTAAACCTTTTTTTGGACCTTCAATAAGATGACTAGGATCGTTTTTTATAATATCCTCAAGAATTAAGTATTTGAAAAAAGCCTTAACGCCAGATAATATTCTAGCTTGTGTACTAGCACTCATTCCA
This Flavobacteriales bacterium DNA region includes the following protein-coding sequences:
- a CDS encoding porin family protein, translated to MKKIYKLTVLILLSQSLFAQRYNVPLNLPNYDNKPLHFGFLIGINTLDFKITPVSNVEDELFVLQSQNQKGFNLGVVSNMRLGNNLDLRFIPTLSLAERRIFYTLNDNTVLTDENKKIESTFIEFPISLKYKSSRYNNGRAYILTGLKYSLDLASQRNIDDEGLEIVKIKKDDFLYEIGLGLDFYLPYFKFSPELKANFGLTNLVVNDGSIYSRSIKGMKTRGFTISFTFE
- the ubiE gene encoding bifunctional demethylmenaquinone methyltransferase/2-methoxy-6-polyprenyl-1,4-benzoquinol methylase UbiE; amino-acid sequence: MGTKITPYNKDKSSKKEQVAKMFDAIAGRYDFLNHFLSLGIDILWRKRAVKEIAKVNPKTILDIATGTGDLAVEANSLKPNKIVGIDISNNMLEVGRSKMKKKGIDNIIDMIYGDSENLQFDDNSFDAVTAGFGVRNFENLDKGLSEMCRVMKTGGKLAILEPAEPNTFPFKQLYGLYFKGILPLLGKLFSKDNSAYTYLPESVAAFPSRGDFIKKLEKAGFKKAEFKPLTFGVAALYTATK
- a CDS encoding ion transporter; translation: MTKDRLHEIIFEADTKKGKLFDVMLLIAILISVLGVILSSVEAIEKEYGNLLRLTEWFFTILFTIEYILRIYSIKKPFKYIFSFMGIIDFLSIIPTYLVFLYPPIHVLVDIRAIRLIRIFRVFKLSRYLRGAIIMQIALKSSRPKIIVFLLSVSLIVIILGTLMYIVEGQKNGFENIPKSIYWSVVTLTTVGYGDVVPVTSLGKFLASIIMILGYGIIAVPTGIVTAAMTKSSKVSTQSCRECSKEGHEADAVCCKFCGAILND
- a CDS encoding bifunctional ADP-heptose synthase yields the protein MKINWHNIFNDFAKIKVLIIGDAMIDSYMWGSINRQSPEAPIPIVDVEKHEKRLGGAANVASNIKALGGTPILCSVIGNDDKGFFDLMKAEKLSTEGILQEDRKTTLKTRIISENKHQLRVDEEDTFSISNESDFIQHTKHLMKDVQIVIFQDYNKGVLSKNIISELISSAKKLNIPVLVDPKKDNYWEYKGVDLFKPNSKELTESNSSDNDSLSLDSLAHIVSYQRKQLDAKAFLLTLSEKGVYIQTENESTHYPAFKRNIVDVSGAGDAVIATAALALAKNINFNAIAQLANLAGGLSCESVGVNPLDKDMLLKEASRLI
- a CDS encoding pyridoxal phosphate-dependent aminotransferase, which translates into the protein MQQVSNRLKQLSESATLAMARMSRELKAQGHNVIALSLGEPDFDTPEFIKESAKQAIDNNYSHYTPVPGLAELREAICKKLKRDNQLEFNVEQIVVSTGAKQSIANVCLSLLNSGDEVILPAPYWVSYFELVKLGEATPVVIKSSIENDFKMSPQDLEKAITPNTKMIIFSSPCNPSGTVYSQKELEELAKVLEKHPQIYVISDEIYELINFGVEHYSMARIDSIKDRVITVNGVSKGFAMTGWRVGYIAAPQWIASACNKIQGQVTSATCAIAQKATETAMLASPSEVEHMRIAFHKRRDLMLKMLSEIPGIKTNTPDGAFYIFPDVSHYFGKVDGEKVIANSGDFCMYLLNDAHVALVAGEAFGSPNCVRISYAASEENLIEAVERIRKSLSKLK
- a CDS encoding T9SS type A sorting domain-containing protein encodes the protein MRVHLLFIVFLFYTLQTFSQNCPQPTGLYTDNYNFNSSSASVVGHWDSLLGTGVQHFLVNYKQIDSLEWNNLANLDSTSTSKIIGLLEYNTTYVWRVAAYCSENYQDPSEWSVVDTFTTLEYVECPMSSNIYSDNVIVTEVTGFADGHWDSMLGMGVDHFMVGYKSIDDTSWNYISNLDSTANSRTIGGDLEHENYYEWKIKAFCSQNQSYYSDWSVSDTFYIGIFVPQEFEPEISIDLSSLLCEDLTDINFEIEQGLNQPDIQSTTVNSNQGSLDLENLEIGQNVGFATAVTGINDFINNEYSLVVGDILIDENTVEIDLVEDDNVQFSFTIINLDDGGIELFIVSPADNNSYTVGNSLNITLTGVFINPSPSLLQFDVSIFSELNNNTFDQFDFDIDCEIISIHSYEKTHALYPNPATSYVDLAFEGLKTIKISDINGQLISSLETSSQQLDIKYLSSGIYFVEIQNGVKRSVEKLIVR
- a CDS encoding MFS transporter, whose translation is MSVYSNIWKLYVIKGLKWFMVAMPIVVLFFQENGLSLQQVMILQGIYSFMVAAMEIPSGYLADVFGRKHTMILGTIFCFLGFLVISLSFNFWYFFIGEIILGIGSSFISGADSALMYDSLAESKKEEEYTKVEGVAYGIGNFSEAIAGICGGLLAEISLRLPWHVQVVVAALIIPFTFMLVEPKVHKENRLPKKFKAIWQVVKFSLVENKVLKWLIILSSAVGFATLSLAWFAQPYFKSINMPLKYFGFAWAFLNLITGFSSINAYRLQKFFSKNSFLILISLGISIPIFLLSKSTAIMGLVMIGIVYLFRGVATPVMRTYINDITPSNMRATVLSIRSFCIRATFAVIAPLMGWIADVYTLSQSFLLLSIIVGICGVLASLKLKQLSNN
- the xerD gene encoding site-specific tyrosine recombinase XerD — translated: MSWKNNINGFRSYLMLERSLSENSVESYIRDVNKLVDYLEMNETKLSVKKISTKDLTSFIRWIAEIGMSASTQARILSGVKAFFKYLILEDIIKNDPSHLIEGPKKGLKLPDTLSTEEIDTIVNAIDLSHPQGQRNKAIIETLYGCGLRVSELINLKLSNWYKNDGFIKVTGKGDKERLIPMGKVTANVLTIYINEIRCHQSIEIGHEDFIFLSKRGKHLSRVSIFNIVKELAVKAQIKKNISPHTFRHSFATELIERGANLRAVQEMLGHESITTTQLYTHINRAFLRESIISHHPRS